Proteins encoded within one genomic window of Variovorax sp. OAS795:
- a CDS encoding type VI secretion protein IcmF/TssM N-terminal domain-containing protein, with the protein MKSLRKFIVWVLVLFLLAVFGWAVTLYLGWPWWSAIAIVSGALGLYFFYRFARRLVVAARSRSAIALPEAEQRQRTEAMSPKAVLKRRWKAAADTLRRSALRRHGNPLDVLPWYMMVGRSGAGKTTALTRSRLSSPLQQIDRNAPIEQTANVDWWFFDDAVVVDCAGRYVESEGSAEDRAEWGVVLDQLARYRPREGINGLVLAIDVRRLQQPDRDSLAEEGRALRERIEQLIRLFDKRFPIYVLVTQCDHIYGWEEWSGRLEPGALDHAMGYLVPHSESGFVDRAFNRIGQRLGLLRLQLAARAPGATPALLMFPSELENIKAGLRLFLDACFSDHPYFESPFLRGLFFSSGAQEGGAVSTLLPDLPPVPAHRASHVGLFLHDFFGRILPTDRNASLPAALVNRWRRATRHMGLLAWLALCLAAALLMAAAFEHNRETIALVRDTYPLDAKFVGNLDEDARTLERISESLSVVEKRNDRWVAEWMVATSEVGELETRLQRSYVSNFQKYVERGSYAAFQEPGPKSTLPVQALRAGRIHNLVRYIHHIQRRMAGDSQAQLTELPGLLPADPANGVKADTVRRLARLEVSYIAWHPADDGFLDSHLASSQALLSQQAYASQPPFSWVRDLPADALLGEDVTLASFWQPLSRAGAGPMDAKLAPELAEVRVPVAFTAAGQRAIDDFLDSMAESVKDRPKFERAREQFNAWYKLQRANAWYQFAARFPAGEQLIAGEDAWRATLVRVANGQDPYAMLADRLRREFEALPDDELPQWLLLARTLSRLQGEARIGGLVAGSQAASLFSSINAVGGRALQQVSTSLPQGRDTLRRDLALRQQLRQYNVSLDAVMREALDGAGKALPLAADFHAYGIDAAVQSSKLRVAADAMSELKQGSGFDTPESGVVWKLASGPLHLLLSYVEQQASCALQKDWETGVMWPLQSATSMTQIMDQLFGAQGTVWAFADGAAKPFLHRNATRFSMVETRGYTLPVTPAFLPMLNGAVNKRVEQMVSQQQLEVAQRKRAADGEKRQLESSQALQAIDARLAEAKQKADALRVAPLQLTITAQPTGVNPEATVKPYLTTLTLKCAAAAKVINNFNFPVTEQLAWSPAQCGEASLEIKIGDLTLVRRYPGATGVADFVNDFRDGTHDFGAADFPQSRARLDTLKVAKISVRYDLQGQDALLDAQAQIAKLARDQQEMGAERQRLTARQLSEAQALVDIRAPGAQGEPLLQVSVPPRIGGCWSAESRSKSPQTLQAMFDALVKPAASP; encoded by the coding sequence ATGAAATCGCTGCGCAAGTTCATCGTCTGGGTCCTGGTCCTCTTCCTGCTCGCGGTGTTCGGGTGGGCGGTCACGCTCTATCTCGGCTGGCCGTGGTGGAGCGCGATCGCCATCGTGTCCGGCGCACTCGGGCTCTACTTCTTCTATCGCTTCGCGCGCAGGCTGGTGGTCGCCGCGCGTTCGCGCAGCGCCATCGCGCTGCCGGAGGCCGAGCAGCGCCAGCGCACCGAAGCCATGTCGCCCAAGGCGGTGCTCAAGCGGCGCTGGAAGGCGGCCGCGGACACGCTGCGGCGCTCGGCGCTGCGCCGGCACGGCAACCCGCTCGACGTGCTGCCCTGGTACATGATGGTCGGCCGCTCGGGCGCAGGCAAGACGACGGCGCTCACGCGGTCGCGGCTCAGTTCCCCGTTGCAGCAGATCGACCGCAATGCGCCCATCGAGCAGACCGCCAATGTGGACTGGTGGTTCTTCGACGATGCCGTGGTGGTCGATTGCGCCGGCCGCTACGTGGAGTCCGAAGGCTCGGCCGAAGACCGCGCGGAATGGGGCGTGGTGCTGGACCAGCTCGCGCGCTACCGGCCGCGCGAGGGCATCAACGGCCTGGTGCTGGCGATCGACGTGCGGCGCCTCCAGCAACCCGACCGCGACAGCCTGGCCGAGGAGGGCCGTGCGCTGCGCGAGCGCATCGAGCAGCTGATCCGCCTCTTCGACAAGCGCTTTCCGATCTACGTGCTGGTGACGCAGTGCGACCATATCTACGGCTGGGAAGAATGGTCGGGCCGGCTGGAGCCCGGTGCGCTCGATCACGCGATGGGCTACCTGGTGCCGCACAGCGAAAGCGGCTTCGTCGACCGCGCGTTCAACCGCATCGGCCAGCGCCTGGGCCTGCTGCGCCTGCAACTGGCGGCGCGCGCCCCGGGCGCCACGCCGGCGCTGCTCATGTTCCCGAGCGAGCTGGAGAACATCAAGGCGGGCCTGCGCCTGTTCCTGGACGCCTGCTTCAGCGACCACCCGTACTTTGAAAGTCCGTTCCTGCGCGGCCTGTTCTTCAGCAGCGGCGCACAGGAGGGCGGGGCGGTCTCGACGCTGCTGCCGGACCTGCCGCCGGTGCCGGCGCACCGCGCCTCGCATGTGGGCCTGTTCCTGCACGACTTCTTCGGCCGCATCCTGCCGACCGACCGCAACGCGAGCCTGCCGGCCGCGCTGGTCAACCGCTGGCGGCGCGCCACGCGCCACATGGGCCTGCTCGCGTGGCTGGCGCTGTGCCTGGCGGCGGCCCTGCTGATGGCGGCCGCGTTCGAGCACAACCGCGAGACGATCGCGCTGGTGCGCGACACCTACCCGCTGGACGCGAAGTTCGTCGGCAACCTCGACGAGGATGCCCGCACGCTGGAGCGCATCAGCGAATCGCTCTCCGTCGTCGAGAAGCGCAACGACCGCTGGGTGGCCGAGTGGATGGTCGCGACGAGCGAGGTCGGCGAGCTCGAGACGCGCCTGCAGCGCAGCTACGTGTCCAACTTCCAGAAGTATGTCGAGCGGGGCAGCTATGCCGCCTTCCAGGAGCCCGGCCCCAAGAGCACGCTGCCGGTGCAGGCGCTGCGGGCCGGCCGCATCCATAACCTGGTGCGCTATATCCATCACATCCAGAGGCGCATGGCGGGCGATTCGCAAGCCCAGCTCACCGAGCTTCCGGGATTGCTGCCGGCGGACCCCGCGAACGGTGTCAAGGCGGACACCGTGCGCCGGCTCGCCCGGCTCGAGGTGTCCTACATCGCCTGGCATCCTGCCGACGACGGTTTCCTGGACAGCCACCTGGCCTCTTCGCAGGCGCTGCTGAGCCAGCAGGCCTACGCCAGCCAGCCGCCGTTCTCGTGGGTGCGCGACCTGCCGGCCGATGCCTTGCTGGGCGAGGACGTCACGCTGGCGTCGTTCTGGCAGCCCCTGTCCCGTGCGGGCGCCGGGCCGATGGACGCCAAGCTGGCGCCGGAGCTGGCGGAGGTGCGCGTGCCGGTGGCCTTCACGGCCGCGGGCCAGCGGGCCATCGACGACTTTCTCGACAGCATGGCCGAGAGCGTCAAGGACCGGCCGAAGTTCGAGCGTGCGCGCGAGCAGTTCAACGCCTGGTACAAGCTGCAGCGCGCCAACGCCTGGTACCAGTTCGCCGCGCGCTTTCCGGCCGGCGAGCAATTGATCGCCGGCGAAGACGCGTGGCGCGCCACGCTGGTGCGCGTCGCCAACGGCCAGGACCCGTACGCGATGCTGGCCGACCGGCTGCGGCGCGAGTTCGAGGCCTTGCCCGACGACGAGCTGCCGCAATGGCTGCTGCTGGCGCGCACGCTGTCGCGGCTGCAGGGCGAGGCGCGCATCGGCGGGCTGGTGGCCGGCAGCCAGGCGGCATCGCTGTTCAGTTCGATCAACGCCGTGGGCGGTCGCGCGCTCCAGCAGGTATCGACCAGCCTGCCGCAGGGCCGCGACACGCTGCGGCGCGACCTTGCGCTGCGCCAGCAGCTGCGCCAATACAACGTCAGCCTCGATGCGGTGATGCGCGAGGCGCTCGACGGCGCCGGCAAGGCGCTGCCGCTGGCGGCCGACTTCCACGCCTACGGCATCGATGCGGCGGTGCAGTCGTCCAAGCTGCGGGTGGCGGCCGATGCCATGAGCGAACTGAAACAGGGTTCCGGATTCGACACACCCGAAAGCGGCGTGGTCTGGAAACTCGCGAGCGGCCCGCTGCACCTGCTGCTGAGCTACGTGGAGCAGCAGGCCTCTTGCGCGCTGCAGAAAGACTGGGAGACCGGCGTGATGTGGCCGCTGCAGAGCGCGACCTCCATGACCCAGATCATGGACCAGCTGTTCGGCGCGCAGGGCACCGTCTGGGCCTTTGCCGACGGTGCGGCCAAGCCGTTCCTGCACCGCAATGCCACGCGCTTCAGCATGGTCGAGACCCGGGGCTACACGCTGCCGGTGACGCCGGCCTTCCTGCCCATGCTCAATGGCGCGGTCAACAAGCGCGTCGAGCAAATGGTGTCGCAGCAGCAGCTGGAAGTCGCACAGCGCAAGCGGGCGGCCGACGGCGAGAAGCGGCAGCTGGAGTCGAGCCAGGCACTGCAGGCCATCGACGCGCGCCTTGCGGAGGCCAAGCAGAAGGCCGACGCGCTGCGCGTGGCGCCGCTGCAGCTGACCATCACCGCGCAGCCGACCGGCGTCAATCCGGAAGCGACGGTGAAGCCCTACCTCACCACGCTCACGCTCAAGTGCGCCGCCGCGGCCAAGGTCATCAACAACTTCAACTTTCCGGTGACCGAGCAGCTCGCGTGGAGCCCAGCGCAGTGCGGCGAGGCATCGCTCGAGATCAAGATCGGCGACCTCACGCTGGTCCGGCGCTATCCGGGTGCCACGGGCGTGGCCGATTTCGTCAATGACTTCCGCGACGGCACGCACGACTTCGGCGCCGCCGACTTCCCGCAGAGCCGCGCGAGGCTCGACACGCTGAAGGTCGCAAAGATCAGCGTTCGCTATGACTTGCAGGGCCAGGATGCGCTGCTCGATGCGCAGGCGCAGATCGCCAAGCTGGCGCGCGACCAGCAGGAGATGGGCGCCGAAAGGCAGCGGCTCACCGCCCGGCAGCTCAGCGAAGCCCAGGCGCTGGTGGACATCCGCGCGCCCGGCGCGCAGGGCGAACCCTTGCTCCAGGTCTCGGTGCCGCCGCGCATCGGCGGCTGCTGGAGCGCCGAGAGCCGGAGCAAATCGCCCCAGACCCTGCAGGCGATGTTCGACGCGCTGGTCAAGCCCGCCGCATCGCCGTAG
- a CDS encoding serine hydrolase produces the protein MNIKKIALSRTDDPVGPGKPLPAARLRKMVSIAFTCGSLALSGCAGGNGATVVLPVGAATGPSAEGSPAQTYATTIPPGQVDAAIARIDELAEEMMRRSNVPGMAVAVVKDGRTVYAKGFGVRRIGSPEPVDADTVFQLASMSKSIGATVVAGLVGRNVVSWNTPVADKLPGFTLSDDWIGRNATIGDFYAHRSGLSKSVGDQLEDLGYGRQEVLQRLRHVPLEGFRTHYAYTNFGLTAGAEAAAVASGLDWATLSERTLYQPLGMTSTSSRFADFMQRGNRASPHVMRNGSYQPLYQRQPDAQSPAGGVSASVNDVARWMAMVLQNGSHEGRPFIKPEALLPAISAQMVSTPSSSSNTRASFYGYGFNVGTSPSGRVKLSHSGAFLLGAGTAFSMIPSAGVAIVTVTNAAPVGAAEAMNAAFDDLVEFGRVTRDWFPAYQGLMQPLYAPEGSLAGQPPPAQPVAPLGANAYVGTYANSYYGNAVVEAGAAGMVLKMGPGGIRTFPLRHWSGNTFVIDLSGENAEPGSVSKIDFTPGPSGLAASVQMEYYAQDLAHGVFTRSP, from the coding sequence ATGAACATCAAGAAGATTGCTCTTTCACGAACCGACGATCCCGTGGGGCCTGGAAAGCCGCTCCCTGCAGCCAGGCTGCGCAAGATGGTGTCGATTGCCTTCACGTGCGGGAGCCTCGCGCTGTCCGGTTGCGCTGGCGGCAATGGCGCCACCGTGGTGCTGCCGGTGGGCGCCGCCACCGGTCCCTCGGCCGAAGGCTCGCCCGCGCAGACCTACGCGACGACCATCCCGCCGGGACAGGTCGACGCGGCCATCGCCAGGATCGACGAGCTGGCCGAAGAAATGATGCGCCGCTCGAACGTGCCCGGCATGGCCGTGGCGGTGGTGAAGGATGGCCGCACGGTGTACGCCAAGGGCTTCGGCGTTCGCCGCATCGGCTCGCCCGAGCCCGTCGATGCGGACACGGTGTTCCAGCTCGCATCGATGTCCAAGTCCATCGGTGCGACCGTCGTCGCGGGCCTCGTGGGCAGGAACGTGGTGTCCTGGAACACGCCGGTCGCGGACAAGCTTCCGGGCTTCACGCTCTCGGACGACTGGATCGGACGGAACGCGACCATCGGCGATTTCTATGCCCATCGCTCGGGGCTTTCGAAGTCCGTGGGCGATCAACTCGAAGACCTGGGCTATGGCCGGCAGGAGGTGCTGCAGCGGCTTCGCCATGTGCCACTCGAAGGCTTTCGCACCCACTACGCCTACACGAATTTCGGCCTGACCGCGGGCGCCGAAGCGGCTGCCGTGGCGTCGGGGCTCGACTGGGCGACGCTCTCCGAGCGCACGCTCTACCAGCCGCTGGGCATGACGTCCACGAGCTCGCGCTTCGCCGATTTCATGCAGCGCGGCAACCGCGCATCGCCGCACGTGATGCGCAATGGAAGCTACCAGCCGCTCTATCAGCGGCAGCCCGATGCGCAGTCGCCCGCCGGCGGCGTGAGCGCCAGCGTGAACGACGTGGCGCGCTGGATGGCCATGGTGCTCCAGAACGGCAGCCATGAAGGCCGTCCGTTCATCAAGCCGGAGGCCTTGCTGCCCGCGATCAGTGCGCAGATGGTCTCCACGCCTTCGTCCAGTTCGAACACGCGCGCGAGCTTCTACGGCTACGGTTTCAATGTCGGCACCTCGCCGTCGGGACGCGTGAAGCTCTCGCATTCGGGCGCCTTCCTGCTGGGCGCGGGCACGGCCTTCTCGATGATTCCATCGGCCGGCGTCGCGATCGTCACGGTCACCAACGCCGCGCCTGTGGGCGCCGCGGAAGCGATGAACGCGGCCTTCGACGATCTCGTCGAGTTCGGCAGGGTCACGCGCGACTGGTTCCCTGCCTACCAGGGCCTGATGCAGCCGCTGTACGCCCCCGAGGGCTCGCTGGCCGGCCAGCCGCCGCCAGCCCAGCCGGTGGCGCCCCTGGGCGCCAACGCCTACGTCGGGACCTATGCCAACAGCTACTACGGCAACGCGGTGGTCGAGGCGGGCGCCGCGGGCATGGTGCTGAAGATGGGGCCGGGCGGCATCAGGACGTTCCCCTTGCGCCACTGGAGCGGCAACACTTTCGTGATCGACCTGTCGGGCGAAAACGCGGAGCCGGGGTCCGTCTCCAAGATCGACTTCACGCCCGGCCCTTCGGGCCTGGCCGCCAGCGTGCAGATGGAGTACTACGCGCAGGACCTCGCGCACGGTGTCTTCACCAGGTCGCCCTGA
- a CDS encoding AraC family transcriptional regulator codes for MPPALLPFNMLDGLQKAGIDLAKVAVRAGLAPGDLKKPLTPEQADRVFVVIYETVDNPAAGLALGLQPMRAELFGVVGFSAMTSPDFGAALARIARYNALVSACQIDIVSDADACEVRIRYDGPPRPYGRSRLDIQMGTLLTFGRMFTEQAIVPLRVMLTELPPYHAHYAKAFGCEALFDQPHDAIVFRRADLDLPLVSANPHVAALFDNAAERDLRAHGAAGGRTAGAVREILREQLRGDAPDIEGVATALSLSARTLQRRLAEEGVRFTRLLDEARMEMAQRYLSAGRASLTEIAYLLGFSEPNSFFRSFKRWTGKTPADFRQERGH; via the coding sequence ATGCCGCCGGCTCTGCTTCCTTTCAACATGCTCGACGGCCTGCAGAAGGCCGGCATCGACCTGGCCAAGGTGGCCGTGCGCGCCGGCCTTGCGCCCGGCGACCTGAAGAAGCCGCTCACGCCCGAGCAGGCCGACCGGGTCTTCGTCGTGATCTACGAGACGGTCGACAACCCCGCCGCGGGCCTGGCGCTCGGGCTGCAGCCGATGCGCGCCGAGCTGTTCGGGGTGGTGGGGTTTTCCGCCATGACCAGCCCCGACTTCGGCGCCGCGCTCGCACGCATCGCGCGCTACAACGCACTGGTATCGGCCTGCCAGATAGACATCGTTTCGGACGCCGACGCCTGCGAAGTCCGCATCCGCTACGACGGGCCGCCGCGGCCCTACGGCCGCTCGCGGCTGGACATCCAGATGGGGACGCTGCTGACCTTCGGCCGCATGTTCACCGAACAGGCCATCGTGCCGCTGCGCGTGATGCTGACGGAGCTGCCGCCCTACCACGCGCACTACGCCAAGGCCTTCGGCTGCGAGGCGCTCTTCGACCAGCCGCACGACGCGATCGTGTTCCGGCGCGCCGACCTCGACTTGCCGCTCGTGAGCGCCAATCCCCACGTGGCCGCGCTGTTCGACAACGCGGCCGAGCGCGACCTGCGGGCCCATGGCGCTGCGGGCGGTCGAACGGCGGGGGCGGTGCGCGAGATCTTGCGAGAGCAGTTGCGCGGCGACGCCCCGGACATCGAGGGCGTGGCGACTGCGCTGTCCCTCAGCGCCCGCACGCTGCAGCGCCGGCTCGCGGAGGAGGGGGTGCGTTTCACCCGGCTGCTGGACGAAGCCCGCATGGAGATGGCACAGCGCTATCTCTCGGCCGGCCGCGCGAGCCTGACCGAGATCGCCTACCTGCTGGGCTTCTCGGAACCCAATTCCTTCTTCCGCTCCTTCAAGCGCTGGACCGGCAAGACGCCGGCGGATTTCCGGCAGGAACGCGGTCACTAG
- a CDS encoding helix-turn-helix domain-containing protein has protein sequence MARAAGTEDAPPAMGRRLITSDGSAHVVRRSDSSARILASMGLEITPNQPFQGLGVYWEDTAGVVGQCELPPSDMHASVPGLGVGRDADVCIWLVERGQLTLEQNNGIPAEFGAGSLLLCDLAHPLRGRWDRSRLAFIRLSRERLMQVLGRTPPARGRLAETIQHHGLAPFLGSQLDMLASHGATLAPADLDTVLAGIFQTAEVLLKSVFTPVPESGGAPGADRLQAVHRFIQRNLHRHDLSVDDIARGTNISRAQLYRLFSSQDKSVHATLREERLAKSLSYLKQPESSRLSIGAIAHASGFSDQAVFGKLFRQRFGMTPREARPAEAEED, from the coding sequence ATGGCACGCGCTGCCGGCACCGAGGACGCGCCGCCTGCGATGGGCCGGCGCCTGATCACGTCCGACGGTTCGGCCCACGTCGTGCGCCGCAGCGATTCCTCGGCACGCATCCTCGCTTCGATGGGGCTGGAGATCACGCCGAACCAGCCCTTCCAGGGGCTCGGTGTCTATTGGGAGGACACGGCCGGCGTGGTGGGGCAATGCGAGCTGCCGCCGTCCGACATGCACGCGAGCGTGCCGGGCCTCGGCGTGGGGCGCGATGCCGACGTGTGCATCTGGCTCGTCGAGCGGGGCCAGCTCACGCTCGAGCAGAACAACGGCATCCCCGCGGAGTTCGGCGCGGGCAGCCTCCTGCTGTGCGACCTTGCCCATCCGCTGCGCGGCCGCTGGGATCGCTCGCGGCTCGCCTTCATCCGTTTGTCCAGGGAGCGGCTAATGCAGGTGCTGGGCCGGACGCCGCCCGCGCGCGGGCGCCTGGCCGAGACGATCCAGCACCACGGTCTCGCGCCGTTCCTCGGCTCCCAGCTCGACATGCTCGCAAGCCATGGCGCCACCCTGGCGCCGGCCGACCTCGACACCGTGCTCGCCGGCATCTTCCAGACCGCCGAAGTGCTGCTCAAGTCGGTGTTCACCCCGGTGCCCGAATCCGGTGGGGCGCCGGGCGCCGACCGGCTCCAGGCGGTGCACCGTTTCATCCAGCGCAACCTCCACCGCCACGACCTCAGCGTGGACGACATCGCGCGCGGAACCAACATCTCGCGCGCCCAGCTCTATCGCCTTTTTTCTTCGCAGGACAAGAGCGTGCATGCCACCCTGCGCGAGGAGCGACTGGCCAAGAGCCTCAGTTACCTGAAGCAGCCGGAGAGCAGCCGCCTGAGCATCGGCGCCATTGCGCACGCCTCGGGGTTCTCGGACCAGGCCGTGTTCGGCAAGCTCTTTCGCCAGCGCTTCGGCATGACGCCCCGGGAGGCGCGGCCGGCCGAAGCGGAAGAAGACTGA
- a CDS encoding AraC family transcriptional regulator: MNPLGATSFFAGTQQPPSPGVGGLRAAEGIAHAEPGAGTAAHVLASIGAAQGVLWKDGRGAVGHCDVAPSEQHPGAVSSRGPHDGATSILMIESGALCIEQDNGMASSFGAGAMLLCFSAHALRGHWDRARFSYVRPSRQRLAQVLGREPGGALRSIEPLRHGLAPFLGAQFGMLKSHGAMLAPADRQHVIDSIFQTAEAVLKTALVPLPQETAAHVPERLGAVHRFIERNLHRQELSVAEIAERSNISRSNLYRLFDGQANSVHGTLREERLQRGWSYLHRAESDHLSIGAIAHACGFSDQAVFSKLFRQRFGITPRQARSRPPEQEQH, translated from the coding sequence TTGAATCCCCTCGGCGCCACCTCATTCTTCGCCGGAACGCAGCAGCCGCCGTCTCCAGGCGTCGGCGGGCTGCGGGCTGCGGAGGGCATCGCCCATGCGGAGCCCGGGGCCGGCACGGCGGCCCATGTGCTGGCATCGATTGGCGCCGCGCAAGGTGTGCTGTGGAAGGACGGCCGGGGTGCGGTCGGGCACTGCGACGTCGCACCCAGCGAGCAGCACCCGGGCGCCGTGTCGTCACGCGGCCCGCACGATGGCGCCACTTCCATCCTCATGATCGAGAGCGGCGCGCTCTGCATCGAGCAGGACAATGGCATGGCGTCCAGTTTCGGCGCTGGTGCGATGCTCCTGTGCTTCAGCGCACATGCACTGCGGGGCCACTGGGATCGCGCCCGCTTCAGCTACGTGCGCCCGTCCAGGCAGCGGCTCGCGCAAGTGCTCGGCCGCGAACCCGGCGGCGCGCTGCGAAGCATCGAGCCGCTTCGCCATGGCCTGGCGCCGTTCCTCGGCGCGCAGTTCGGCATGCTGAAAAGCCACGGTGCCATGTTGGCGCCGGCCGACCGGCAACACGTCATCGACAGCATCTTCCAGACCGCCGAGGCCGTGCTGAAGACGGCGCTGGTGCCTCTGCCGCAGGAGACAGCCGCGCATGTTCCCGAACGGCTGGGTGCGGTCCATCGCTTTATCGAGCGCAACCTGCACCGGCAAGAACTCAGCGTGGCGGAGATCGCAGAGCGGAGCAACATCTCGCGCTCCAACCTGTACCGCCTGTTCGACGGCCAGGCCAACAGCGTGCATGGCACGCTGCGGGAGGAGCGGCTCCAGCGGGGGTGGAGCTACCTGCATCGCGCGGAGAGCGACCACCTGAGCATCGGTGCCATCGCGCATGCCTGCGGATTTTCCGACCAGGCCGTGTTCAGCAAGCTCTTTCGGCAGCGCTTCGGCATCACGCCGAGGCAAGCCAGGTCCCGGCCGCCGGAGCAGGAGCAGCATTGA